The following proteins are encoded in a genomic region of Colletotrichum higginsianum IMI 349063 chromosome 9, whole genome shotgun sequence:
- a CDS encoding Monooxygenase, translated as MRVSYLASAFIGVVVSAPLTQNIHCQNPAVRQEWRLLPKETQQSYVDAVKCLKTKPSRIGRNLTTTLYDDFPYIHAHLDTSIHFVASFLPWHRYFVHVYEKALQDCGYIGVAPYWDWTLDVANVSTSTIWDAESGFGGNGLRPYPSGSDAEQNCVQDGPFKDLRVEYMALGAEEHCLRRNFNNGSEEIGDMFAGAYTPEAVQVINNLTAYDNFRIGLENGPHGAIHSSIGGDMSPSTSPNDPIFFLHHGQIDRLWTLWQNEQLENRTLDYSGIRTQDQFDGTTPPAASLEDIMPMYGLADDVAVKEYMSAQSGPLCYRY; from the exons ATGCGCGTCAGTTATCTTGCCTCCGCCTTCATCGGCGTTGTCGTTtcggcgcccttgacgcaaAACATACACTGTCAGAACCCCGCTGTCCGCCAGGAGTGGCGCCTACTTCCCAAAGAAACACAGCAAAGCTACGTGGACGCCGTCAAATGTCTCAAAACAAAGCCTTCCCGGATCGGAAGGAACCTGACTACGACGTTGTACGACGACTTCCCCTATATCCATGCTCACCTAGACACTTCAA TTCACTTCGTtgcctccttcttgccgtGGCATAGGTACTTCGTCCACGTGTACGAGAAGGCTCTTCAGGACTGCGGGTACATCGGAGTCGCCCC CTACTGGGATTGGACTCTTGACGTTGCCAACGTCTCCACCTCGACGATCTGGGATGCCGAGTCTGGCTTTGGCGGCAATGGCCTCAGACCCTATCCCAGTGGATCAGACGCCGAACAGAATTGTGTCCAGGACGGACCGTTCAAGGACCTCCGCGTCGAGTACATGGCCCTCGGGGCCGAAGAACATTGCCTCCGGCGCAACTTCAACAACGGAAGCGAGGAGATCGGCGACATGTTTGCGGGAGCTTACACGCCAGAGGCGGTTCAGGTGATCAACAATTTGACGGCTTACGACAACTTCCGCATCGGTCTCGAAAACGGCCCCCACGGCGCTATTCACAGCTCCATTGGAGGAGACATGTCACCCTCTACTTCACCGAATG AtcccatcttcttcctccatcACGGCCAGATCGATCGCTTGTGGACGCTTTGGCAAAACGAGCAGCTGGAGAACAGGACGCTTGACTATAGCGGGATCAGGACTCAGGACCAGTTCGATGGCACGACACCTCCTGCGGCGTCTCTGGAGGACATCATGCCCATGTACGGGCTGGCGGACGATGTTGCCGTCAAGGAGTACATGTCCGCCCAGAGCGGGCCCCTGTGCTACCGTTACTAG